The Desulfovibrio inopinatus DSM 10711 genome window below encodes:
- the rplS gene encoding 50S ribosomal protein L19, with amino-acid sequence MDIIRKIEHEQQRIDLPKFKAGDTVKVFMRILEGEKERIQVFQGNVLRVRKGGTDSTFTVRKVSDGVGVERIFPMHSPFIERIEVIAEGKVRRSRIYYLRKLRGKAARIKTKNIWDKN; translated from the coding sequence ATGGATATCATTCGTAAGATTGAACACGAACAACAGCGCATTGACCTGCCCAAATTTAAGGCCGGCGACACCGTGAAGGTCTTCATGCGCATTCTTGAAGGCGAAAAAGAACGCATTCAGGTTTTCCAAGGAAACGTCCTGCGCGTGCGCAAGGGTGGAACCGACAGCACGTTCACCGTGCGCAAAGTTTCGGATGGCGTTGGCGTTGAACGTATTTTCCCGATGCATTCTCCTTTTATCGAACGCATCGAAGTCATTGCCGAAGGTAAAGTTCGCCGCAGCCGTATTTACTACCTGCGCAAACTCAGAGGCAAGGCTGCTCGTATCAAAACGAAGAATATCTGGGACAAGAACTAA
- a CDS encoding YraN family protein — MVARHLAVGRAGEDTATSFLLSKGYTILERNYRCRQGEIDLIAERDECIVFVEVKTRVHAGLEAAIQAVDQKKRRRLISAAALFLSERALWDHACRFDIIVVQPYQGHDLCKHFENAFEGDMTTGSSDMYSPF; from the coding sequence ATGGTTGCCCGGCATCTCGCAGTAGGTCGAGCAGGGGAAGATACGGCAACTTCGTTTCTTCTTTCCAAAGGCTATACGATTCTGGAACGTAATTATCGATGTCGCCAAGGCGAGATCGATCTTATTGCGGAACGGGACGAATGCATTGTTTTTGTTGAAGTCAAAACTCGTGTTCATGCTGGACTGGAAGCCGCTATTCAAGCTGTGGATCAAAAAAAGCGTCGACGTCTTATCTCTGCTGCAGCGCTATTTTTATCCGAACGCGCTTTATGGGATCACGCATGTCGTTTTGATATCATTGTTGTTCAACCATATCAGGGACACGATTTGTGTAAACATTTCGAAAACGCGTTTGAGGGAGATATGACGACGGGGTCTTCGGATATGTATTCTCCGTTCTGA
- a CDS encoding ribonuclease HII translates to MTRTAGVDEAGRGCLAGPVVAAAVILPESFVLPGLNDSKQVKEELRYELSVSIKQQARAYSIGVAWPGEIDRVNILQATFLAMSRAVMHLRIEPVHLFIDGNKTIPPHALPELSHRVMQRAIIGGDATVACISAASIIAKTFRDTLMKSLAKRYPGYGFERHKGYGTKAHLQAILQQGPSAMHRMTFRGVTEKKQKTGTSAAWLPGISQ, encoded by the coding sequence ATGACACGAACCGCCGGCGTTGATGAAGCCGGTCGAGGATGCCTGGCTGGACCGGTGGTCGCCGCTGCCGTGATCCTTCCGGAATCGTTTGTCTTGCCAGGCCTTAACGATTCCAAGCAGGTTAAAGAAGAGCTCCGCTACGAATTATCTGTCTCCATCAAGCAACAAGCACGTGCTTATAGCATTGGCGTTGCCTGGCCTGGAGAAATCGATCGTGTCAATATTTTGCAAGCCACATTTTTGGCCATGTCTCGCGCTGTCATGCACCTTCGAATAGAGCCGGTGCATTTATTCATTGACGGTAACAAGACCATTCCTCCCCACGCTCTGCCCGAATTGAGCCACCGCGTCATGCAACGTGCGATTATTGGTGGTGACGCCACGGTAGCATGTATTTCGGCTGCTTCCATTATTGCCAAAACGTTTCGTGATACACTGATGAAAAGTTTGGCAAAACGATACCCTGGCTACGGTTTTGAGCGTCATAAAGGCTACGGTACCAAAGCCCATCTTCAAGCCATTCTCCAGCAAGGACCAAGCGCCATGCATCGGATGACCTTCCGTGGTGTGACCGAAAAAAAACAAAAAACCGGTACATCAGCGGCATGGTTGCCCGGCATCTCGCAGTAG